One window of Gavia stellata isolate bGavSte3 chromosome Z, bGavSte3.hap2, whole genome shotgun sequence genomic DNA carries:
- the LOC132320691 gene encoding sperm-associated antigen 4 protein-like, giving the protein MAQSSAPSFSSRRCTLSQEDQGTSWKGPAHCSCSTGENERLVFSPAYRLAMAVLSLQRSLSTGISTLKDIITLKKGRLFTILFWMSLAALAGAYCGISLLMWMLRAKNVPQVLLGQPAANLRSLRNTLALWGEQSQQMQQLRDEVARLAAEIGTMKKEVQQMREAVSATTQMSDWALKSAGAAIDLHRSSSSSAWLCRVFWFLCAPHVLDTFVQPDASPGYCWPFQGSRSEVLIRLPAQVRPTAVTIQHTSKIASPLGTVSSAPRDFTVSGLDEEGEDETLLGTFTYAVHKEPTQTFPLQNGNPRAFRFLKLGIQSNWGKPGYTCIYRVQVHGKIVGSSAISQTRVETLPH; this is encoded by the exons ATGGCGCAAAGCAGTGCTCCGTCCTTCTCCTCCCGTAGGTGCACCCTCTCTCAGGAGGACCAGGGCACCAGCTGGAAAGGGCCAGCACACTGCAGCTGTAGCACTGGAGAAAACGAGC GCTTGGTCTTCAGCCCTGCTTACCGCCTGGCAATGGCCGTGCTCTCCCTCCAGAGAAGCCTCAGCACAGGCATCTCCACCCT gaaagacaTCATCACCCTGAAAAAGGGGAGGCTCTTCACGATCCTCTTCTGGATGAGCCTAGCTGCTCTCG CTGGTGCCTACTGCGGGATCTCGCTGCTCATGTGGATGCTGCGGGCAAAGAATGTGCCACAG gtgctgctggggcagcctgcagccaaCCTGAGGTCCCTGCG GAACACGCTCGCTCTGTGGGGGGAACAATCACAACAGATGCAACAGCTGAGGGATGAGGTGGCACGCCTGGCTGCAGAGATCGGCACTATGAAGAAG GAAGTTCAGCAAATGAGAGAGGCAGTGTCTGCAACCACACAGATGTCTGATTGGGCTCTGAAAAGTGCAG gGGCTGCCATCGACCTGCACAGAtcatccagcagctctgcatggcTCTGCAGGGTGTTTTGGTTCCTGTGTGCTCCACACGTTCTGGATACCTTTgtgcag CCGGATGCTTCCCCGGGATATTGCTGGCCTTTCCAAGGGTCTCGGAGTGAGGTGCTAATCCGGTTGCCTGCACAAGTACGACCAACGGCCGTCACCATACAGCACACCTCCAAGATAGCCTCTCCGCTGGGGACTGTCAGTAGCGCCCCCCGAGATTTCACGGTCTCT GGACTGGATGAGGAAGGCGAGGATGAAACTCTGCTGGGGACATTCACCTACGCCGTGCACAAAGAGCCCACCCAGACCTTCCCTCTGCAG aatgGGAACCCCAGAGCCTTTCGGTTTTTGAAACTTGGCATacagagcaactggggaaaacCAGGATACACCTGCATTTATCGCGTGCAGGTGCATGGGAAGATCGTGGGATCGAGTGCCATCAGCCAGACACGTGTGGAGACCCTCCCTCACTAa